One Perognathus longimembris pacificus isolate PPM17 chromosome 24, ASM2315922v1, whole genome shotgun sequence DNA segment encodes these proteins:
- the Bbs7 gene encoding Bardet-Biedl syndrome 7 protein isoform X1, whose product MELALNRADYLQVGVTSQKTMKLLPASRHRATQKVVVGDQDGVLLCFGMKRGEAGAVFKTLPGQKIARLELGGVLNTPQEKVFIAAGSEIKGFTKRGKQFLSFETNLTESIKAMYISGSDLFLSASYIYNHYCDCKDQHYYLSGDKINDVICLPVDKVPRITPVLACQDRVLRVLQGSNVMYEIEVPGPPAVLALHNGNGGDSGEDLVFGTSDGKLGLIQITASKPVHKWEIRNDKKRGGILCIDSFDIVGDGVKDLLVGRDDGMVEVYSFDNANEPVLRFDQMLSESVTSIQGGCVGKDGYDEIVVSTYSGWITGLTTEPTQKENGPGEELKINQEMQNKISSLRSELEHLQYKVLQERENYQQSSQSSKAKSAVPSFSINDKFTLNKDDASYSLVLEVQTAIDNVLIQSDVPIDLLDVDKNSAVVSFSSCDSEPSDNFLLATYRCQANTTRLELKVRSIEGQYGTLQAYVTPRIQPKTCQVRQYHIRPLSLHQRTHFIHHDRPMNTLTLTGQFSFAEIHSWVVFCLPDVPEKPPAGESVTFCFQNTFLDTQLESVYRKGQGVFKSDNISTISILKDVLSKEATKRKINLNISYEINEVSVKHTLKLIHPKLEYQLLLAKKVQLIDALKELQVHEGNTNFLIPEYRCILEEADHLQEEYKKQPAHLERLYGMITDLFIDKFKFKGTNVKSKVPLLLEILDSYDQNALIAFFDSA is encoded by the exons ATGGAGCTGGCCTTAAACCGAGCGGATTACTTACAG GTGGGTGTGACCTCTCAGAAGACGATGAAGCTGCTTCCTGCCTCAAGACATAGAGCCACACAGAAG GTGGTGGTTGGAGATCAAGATGGAGTACTCCTGTGCTTTGGCATGAAAAGAGGAGAAGCAGGG GCAGTGTTCAAGACGTTACCAGGGCAGAAGATTGCAAGGCTGGAACTAGGAGGGGTTCTTAACACACCTCAGGAAAAAGTTTTTATTGCTGCGGGATCTGAGATTAAAGGCTTTACAAAGCGAGGAAAACAGTTCCTCTCTTTTGAAACAAACCTCACTGAGAGCATTAAAGCCAT GTACATATCTGGCTCTGACCTCTTTCTAAGTGCAAGTTACATCTACAATCATTATTGTGACTGCAAAGACCAACATTATTACCTTTCTGGAGACAAAATCAATGATGTTATCTGCCTTCCAGTGGATAAAGTACCTCGAATCACACCGGTATTGGCCTGTCAAGACCGAGTGCTCAGGGTTTTACAG GGATCTAATGTGATGTATGAGATTGAGGTCCCCGGCCCACCTGCCGTGTTAGCACTGCACAATGGAAATGGCG GTGACTCTGGGGAAGACCTTGTGTTTGGAACGTCGGATGGGAAACTTGGGCTCATTCAGATCACAGCATCCAAACCAGTACACAAGTGGGAAATACGGAATGACAAAAAGAGGGGAG gcattttGTGTATCGACAGCTTTGACATTGTGGGTGATGGGGTTAAAGATTTACTTGTTGGGCGAGATGATGGAATGGTGGAAGTATATAGTTTTGACAATGCAAATGAACCTGTTCTACGATTCGATCAG ATGTTGTCTGAAAGCGTCACCTCCATCCAGGGCGGCTGTGTAGGGAAAGATGGGTATGATGAAATCGTGGTGTCTACCTATTCAG GCTGGATTACAGGTCTGACAACAGAGCCCACTCAAAAGGAAAATGGGCCAGgagaagaattaaaaattaaCCAGGAGATGCAgaataaaatttcttctttacg AAGTGAGCTGGAACATTTGCAGTATAAAGTACTACAGGAAAGAGAGAACTATCAACAGTCTTCTCAGTCAAGCAAAGCCAAATCAGCTGTACCTTCATTTAGTATAAACGACAAGTTTACATTAAACAAGGACGATGCAAGCTACAGCCTCGTCTTAGAGGTGCAGACTGCCATAGATAATGTCTTAATTCAG AGTGATGTTCCAATCGATTTACTTGATGTGGACAAGAATTCTGCTGTTGTTAGCTTTAGCAGCTGTGATTCTGAG CCCAGCGACAACTTCCTTCTTGCCACTTACCGGTGCCAGGCAAATACCACAAGGCTGGAGCTCAAG GTTCGCTCAATCGAAGGCCAGTATGGCACACTTCAAGCTTACGTGACTCCAAGAATTCAACCCAAAACCTGTCAGGTCCGACAGTACCACATCAGACCTCTGTCCCTCCATCAGCGAACTCACTTCATCCACCACGACCG ACCCATGAACACCCTGACTCTGACAGGCCAGTTCAGTTTTGCCGAGATCCACTCCTGGGTGGTGTTTTGCCTGCCTGACGTTCCTGAGAAACCTCCTGCAGGAGAGAGTGTAACATTTTGCTTTCAGAACACCTTCCTCGATACACAGCTGGAAAGTGTCTACAG AAAAGGACAAGGAGTTTTTAAATCTGACAACATTTCGACAATATCCATCCTAAAAGATGTGCTTTCGAAAGAAGCTACGAAAAGGAAAATTAACCTCAACATATCATACG AGATAAATGAAGTCTCCGTCAAACATACTTTAAAGCTTATACACCCAAAGCTGGAGTACCAGTTGCTTTTGGCTAAGAAGGTGCAGTTAATTGATGCTTTAAAA GAACTGCAGGTTCATGAGGGAAACACAAACTTTCTGATCCCAGAATACCGATGTATTCTAGAAGAGGCAGATCACCTACAAGAAGAGTACAAAAAACAGCCTGCACACCTCGAAAGGCTCTATG gtaTGATCACTGATCTTTTCATAGATAAATTTAAGTTCAAAGGAACCAATGTGAAAAGCAAAGTACCTCTTCTGCTGGAGATTCTTGACAGTTACGATCAGAATGCGCTGATTGCTTTCTTTGACTCAGCATAA
- the Bbs7 gene encoding Bardet-Biedl syndrome 7 protein isoform X2 produces MELALNRADYLQVGVTSQKTMKLLPASRHRATQKVVVGDQDGVLLCFGMKRGEAGAVFKTLPGQKIARLELGGVLNTPQEKVFIAAGSEIKGFTKRGKQFLSFETNLTESIKAMYISGSDLFLSASYIYNHYCDCKDQHYYLSGDKINDVICLPVDKVPRITPVLACQDRVLRVLQGSNVMYEIEVPGPPAVLALHNGNGGDSGEDLVFGTSDGKLGLIQITASKPVHKWEIRNDKKRGGILCIDSFDIVGDGVKDLLVGRDDGMVEVYSFDNANEPVLRFDQMLSESVTSIQGGCVGKDGYDEIVVSTYSGWITGLTTEPTQKENGPGEELKINQEMQNKISSLRSELEHLQYKVLQERENYQQSSQSSKAKSAVPSFSINDKFTLNKDDASYSLVLEVQTAIDNVLIQSDVPIDLLDVDKNSAVVSFSSCDSEPSDNFLLATYRCQANTTRLELKVRSIEGQYGTLQAYVTPRIQPKTCQVRQYHIRPLSLHQRTHFIHHDRKGQGVFKSDNISTISILKDVLSKEATKRKINLNISYEINEVSVKHTLKLIHPKLEYQLLLAKKVQLIDALKELQVHEGNTNFLIPEYRCILEEADHLQEEYKKQPAHLERLYGMITDLFIDKFKFKGTNVKSKVPLLLEILDSYDQNALIAFFDSA; encoded by the exons ATGGAGCTGGCCTTAAACCGAGCGGATTACTTACAG GTGGGTGTGACCTCTCAGAAGACGATGAAGCTGCTTCCTGCCTCAAGACATAGAGCCACACAGAAG GTGGTGGTTGGAGATCAAGATGGAGTACTCCTGTGCTTTGGCATGAAAAGAGGAGAAGCAGGG GCAGTGTTCAAGACGTTACCAGGGCAGAAGATTGCAAGGCTGGAACTAGGAGGGGTTCTTAACACACCTCAGGAAAAAGTTTTTATTGCTGCGGGATCTGAGATTAAAGGCTTTACAAAGCGAGGAAAACAGTTCCTCTCTTTTGAAACAAACCTCACTGAGAGCATTAAAGCCAT GTACATATCTGGCTCTGACCTCTTTCTAAGTGCAAGTTACATCTACAATCATTATTGTGACTGCAAAGACCAACATTATTACCTTTCTGGAGACAAAATCAATGATGTTATCTGCCTTCCAGTGGATAAAGTACCTCGAATCACACCGGTATTGGCCTGTCAAGACCGAGTGCTCAGGGTTTTACAG GGATCTAATGTGATGTATGAGATTGAGGTCCCCGGCCCACCTGCCGTGTTAGCACTGCACAATGGAAATGGCG GTGACTCTGGGGAAGACCTTGTGTTTGGAACGTCGGATGGGAAACTTGGGCTCATTCAGATCACAGCATCCAAACCAGTACACAAGTGGGAAATACGGAATGACAAAAAGAGGGGAG gcattttGTGTATCGACAGCTTTGACATTGTGGGTGATGGGGTTAAAGATTTACTTGTTGGGCGAGATGATGGAATGGTGGAAGTATATAGTTTTGACAATGCAAATGAACCTGTTCTACGATTCGATCAG ATGTTGTCTGAAAGCGTCACCTCCATCCAGGGCGGCTGTGTAGGGAAAGATGGGTATGATGAAATCGTGGTGTCTACCTATTCAG GCTGGATTACAGGTCTGACAACAGAGCCCACTCAAAAGGAAAATGGGCCAGgagaagaattaaaaattaaCCAGGAGATGCAgaataaaatttcttctttacg AAGTGAGCTGGAACATTTGCAGTATAAAGTACTACAGGAAAGAGAGAACTATCAACAGTCTTCTCAGTCAAGCAAAGCCAAATCAGCTGTACCTTCATTTAGTATAAACGACAAGTTTACATTAAACAAGGACGATGCAAGCTACAGCCTCGTCTTAGAGGTGCAGACTGCCATAGATAATGTCTTAATTCAG AGTGATGTTCCAATCGATTTACTTGATGTGGACAAGAATTCTGCTGTTGTTAGCTTTAGCAGCTGTGATTCTGAG CCCAGCGACAACTTCCTTCTTGCCACTTACCGGTGCCAGGCAAATACCACAAGGCTGGAGCTCAAG GTTCGCTCAATCGAAGGCCAGTATGGCACACTTCAAGCTTACGTGACTCCAAGAATTCAACCCAAAACCTGTCAGGTCCGACAGTACCACATCAGACCTCTGTCCCTCCATCAGCGAACTCACTTCATCCACCACGACCG AAAAGGACAAGGAGTTTTTAAATCTGACAACATTTCGACAATATCCATCCTAAAAGATGTGCTTTCGAAAGAAGCTACGAAAAGGAAAATTAACCTCAACATATCATACG AGATAAATGAAGTCTCCGTCAAACATACTTTAAAGCTTATACACCCAAAGCTGGAGTACCAGTTGCTTTTGGCTAAGAAGGTGCAGTTAATTGATGCTTTAAAA GAACTGCAGGTTCATGAGGGAAACACAAACTTTCTGATCCCAGAATACCGATGTATTCTAGAAGAGGCAGATCACCTACAAGAAGAGTACAAAAAACAGCCTGCACACCTCGAAAGGCTCTATG gtaTGATCACTGATCTTTTCATAGATAAATTTAAGTTCAAAGGAACCAATGTGAAAAGCAAAGTACCTCTTCTGCTGGAGATTCTTGACAGTTACGATCAGAATGCGCTGATTGCTTTCTTTGACTCAGCATAA
- the Bbs7 gene encoding Bardet-Biedl syndrome 7 protein isoform X3 produces MELALNRADYLQVGVTSQKTMKLLPASRHRATQKVVVGDQDGVLLCFGMKRGEAGAVFKTLPGQKIARLELGGVLNTPQEKVFIAAGSEIKGFTKRGKQFLSFETNLTESIKAMYISGSDLFLSASYIYNHYCDCKDQHYYLSGDKINDVICLPVDKVPRITPVLACQDRVLRVLQGSNVMYEIEVPGPPAVLALHNGNGGDSGEDLVFGTSDGKLGLIQITASKPVHKWEIRNDKKRGGILCIDSFDIVGDGVKDLLVGRDDGMVEVYSFDNANEPVLRFDQMLSESVTSIQGGCVGKDGYDEIVVSTYSGWITGLTTEPTQKENGPGEELKINQEMQNKISSLRSELEHLQYKVLQERENYQQSSQSSKAKSAVPSFSINDKFTLNKDDASYSLVLEVQTAIDNVLIQSDVPIDLLDVDKNSAVVSFSSCDSEPSDNFLLATYRCQANTTRLELKVRSIEGQYGTLQAYVTPRIQPKTCQVRQYHIRPLSLHQRTHFIHHDRPMNTLTLTGQFSFAEIHSWVVFCLPDVPEKPPAGESVTFCFQNTFLDTQLESVYRKGQGVFKSDNISTISILKDVLSKEATKRKINLNISYEINEVSVKHTLKLIHPKLEYQLLLAKKVQLIDALKVST; encoded by the exons ATGGAGCTGGCCTTAAACCGAGCGGATTACTTACAG GTGGGTGTGACCTCTCAGAAGACGATGAAGCTGCTTCCTGCCTCAAGACATAGAGCCACACAGAAG GTGGTGGTTGGAGATCAAGATGGAGTACTCCTGTGCTTTGGCATGAAAAGAGGAGAAGCAGGG GCAGTGTTCAAGACGTTACCAGGGCAGAAGATTGCAAGGCTGGAACTAGGAGGGGTTCTTAACACACCTCAGGAAAAAGTTTTTATTGCTGCGGGATCTGAGATTAAAGGCTTTACAAAGCGAGGAAAACAGTTCCTCTCTTTTGAAACAAACCTCACTGAGAGCATTAAAGCCAT GTACATATCTGGCTCTGACCTCTTTCTAAGTGCAAGTTACATCTACAATCATTATTGTGACTGCAAAGACCAACATTATTACCTTTCTGGAGACAAAATCAATGATGTTATCTGCCTTCCAGTGGATAAAGTACCTCGAATCACACCGGTATTGGCCTGTCAAGACCGAGTGCTCAGGGTTTTACAG GGATCTAATGTGATGTATGAGATTGAGGTCCCCGGCCCACCTGCCGTGTTAGCACTGCACAATGGAAATGGCG GTGACTCTGGGGAAGACCTTGTGTTTGGAACGTCGGATGGGAAACTTGGGCTCATTCAGATCACAGCATCCAAACCAGTACACAAGTGGGAAATACGGAATGACAAAAAGAGGGGAG gcattttGTGTATCGACAGCTTTGACATTGTGGGTGATGGGGTTAAAGATTTACTTGTTGGGCGAGATGATGGAATGGTGGAAGTATATAGTTTTGACAATGCAAATGAACCTGTTCTACGATTCGATCAG ATGTTGTCTGAAAGCGTCACCTCCATCCAGGGCGGCTGTGTAGGGAAAGATGGGTATGATGAAATCGTGGTGTCTACCTATTCAG GCTGGATTACAGGTCTGACAACAGAGCCCACTCAAAAGGAAAATGGGCCAGgagaagaattaaaaattaaCCAGGAGATGCAgaataaaatttcttctttacg AAGTGAGCTGGAACATTTGCAGTATAAAGTACTACAGGAAAGAGAGAACTATCAACAGTCTTCTCAGTCAAGCAAAGCCAAATCAGCTGTACCTTCATTTAGTATAAACGACAAGTTTACATTAAACAAGGACGATGCAAGCTACAGCCTCGTCTTAGAGGTGCAGACTGCCATAGATAATGTCTTAATTCAG AGTGATGTTCCAATCGATTTACTTGATGTGGACAAGAATTCTGCTGTTGTTAGCTTTAGCAGCTGTGATTCTGAG CCCAGCGACAACTTCCTTCTTGCCACTTACCGGTGCCAGGCAAATACCACAAGGCTGGAGCTCAAG GTTCGCTCAATCGAAGGCCAGTATGGCACACTTCAAGCTTACGTGACTCCAAGAATTCAACCCAAAACCTGTCAGGTCCGACAGTACCACATCAGACCTCTGTCCCTCCATCAGCGAACTCACTTCATCCACCACGACCG ACCCATGAACACCCTGACTCTGACAGGCCAGTTCAGTTTTGCCGAGATCCACTCCTGGGTGGTGTTTTGCCTGCCTGACGTTCCTGAGAAACCTCCTGCAGGAGAGAGTGTAACATTTTGCTTTCAGAACACCTTCCTCGATACACAGCTGGAAAGTGTCTACAG AAAAGGACAAGGAGTTTTTAAATCTGACAACATTTCGACAATATCCATCCTAAAAGATGTGCTTTCGAAAGAAGCTACGAAAAGGAAAATTAACCTCAACATATCATACG AGATAAATGAAGTCTCCGTCAAACATACTTTAAAGCTTATACACCCAAAGCTGGAGTACCAGTTGCTTTTGGCTAAGAAGGTGCAGTTAATTGATGCTTTAAAAGTAAGTAC atGA